In a genomic window of Lottiidibacillus patelloidae:
- the gpmI gene encoding 2,3-bisphosphoglycerate-independent phosphoglycerate mutase, with amino-acid sequence MAKKPVALIILDGFALRENTKGNAVAQAKKPNFDKLWNEYPHETLTACGEAVGLPQGQMGNSEVGHLNIGAGRIVYQSLTQVNKSIRDGDFFDNETFIEAMNAAKEKKSALHLFGLLSDGGIHSHINHLFALLKLAKDQGLKDVFIHGFLDGRDVGPQSAQTYINQLEKKMDELGIGKIATISGRYYSMDRDKRWDRVKRSYDSMVHGEGLTYKSATECVRDSYDKGIYDEFVLPSVIVDDSDKPVATIKDNDAIIFANFRPDRAIQISRVFTNEDFREFDRGENVPQNVHFVCLTHFSETVKGYVAFKSINLDNTLGEVLSQNGLKQLRIAETEKYPHVTFFFSGGREDAFPGEERILIDSPKVATYDLQPEMSAYELTDKLLFEIENDNHDAIILNFANPDMVGHSGMLEPTIKAVEVVDECLGKITAALEAKGGIAVITADHGNADQVITDDDKPMTAHTTNPVPVIVTKKGITLREDGILGDLAPTVLSLLGVEKPKEMTGNSLIKEN; translated from the coding sequence ATGGCTAAGAAGCCAGTTGCACTAATTATTTTAGATGGCTTTGCTCTGCGTGAAAACACAAAAGGCAACGCTGTCGCACAAGCGAAAAAGCCGAACTTCGATAAGCTATGGAATGAATATCCACACGAAACATTAACGGCGTGTGGTGAAGCTGTAGGCCTTCCTCAAGGGCAAATGGGGAATTCTGAAGTTGGTCATTTAAATATCGGAGCTGGCCGCATTGTTTATCAAAGTTTAACGCAAGTAAATAAATCGATTCGTGATGGAGATTTTTTTGACAACGAGACGTTTATTGAAGCAATGAATGCAGCAAAAGAAAAAAAATCGGCGTTACATTTGTTTGGGTTGTTATCGGACGGCGGTATTCACAGTCATATTAACCACCTCTTTGCTCTCTTAAAGTTAGCGAAAGACCAAGGCTTAAAAGATGTTTTCATTCATGGTTTTCTTGACGGTCGAGATGTTGGTCCACAATCTGCACAAACGTACATTAATCAATTGGAAAAGAAAATGGATGAACTAGGCATTGGGAAAATTGCTACAATATCTGGACGTTATTATTCAATGGACCGTGATAAACGATGGGATAGAGTGAAGCGTTCGTATGATTCCATGGTTCATGGAGAAGGACTTACATACAAAAGTGCTACAGAATGTGTAAGAGATTCATATGATAAAGGTATCTATGATGAATTCGTTCTTCCGTCAGTTATTGTAGATGATAGTGATAAGCCAGTTGCTACAATTAAAGATAACGACGCAATTATCTTTGCTAACTTCCGTCCTGATCGTGCAATCCAAATTTCTCGCGTCTTTACAAATGAAGACTTTAGGGAATTTGATCGCGGCGAGAACGTCCCACAAAATGTACATTTCGTTTGTTTGACCCATTTTAGTGAGACGGTAAAAGGATATGTAGCGTTTAAATCTATAAATTTAGATAATACTTTAGGAGAAGTTCTTTCACAAAACGGGTTAAAGCAACTACGTATTGCTGAAACTGAAAAATATCCTCATGTGACATTTTTCTTTAGTGGTGGTCGAGAAGATGCCTTCCCTGGCGAAGAAAGAATTTTAATTGACTCGCCGAAAGTTGCAACATACGACTTGCAACCTGAAATGAGCGCCTATGAACTTACAGATAAATTGTTATTTGAAATTGAAAACGATAACCATGATGCAATAATTTTAAATTTTGCTAATCCTGATATGGTTGGGCACTCTGGTATGCTAGAACCGACAATTAAAGCTGTTGAAGTTGTCGATGAATGTTTAGGAAAAATAACGGCAGCTCTTGAAGCTAAAGGTGGAATTGCCGTCATCACTGCTGACCACGGTAATGCCGATCAAGTCATTACTGATGACGATAAGCCGATGACAGCGCATACGACTAACCCAGTACCAGTCATCGTAACTAAAAAAGGTATCACTTTACGAGAAGATGGTATTTTAGGTGATTTAGCTCCAACAGTCCTTTCTTTACTTGGAGTAGAGAAACCGAAGGAAATGACAGGAAATTCATTAATTAAGGAAAATTAA
- the tpiA gene encoding triose-phosphate isomerase, with protein sequence MRKPIIAGNWKMNKTLGESKKFVEEVKGLMPKSEVVDSVICAPALFLPSLVMEAEGSELKIGAQTMHFEESGAFTGEISPLALQDCKIPYVIIGHSERREMFAETDETVNKKVHAAFKYNLNPIACVGETLEEREENKTTEVVSNQVEQALAGLTEEQVATTIIAYEPIWAIGTGKSSTAEDADHVCGEIREKVASLYSQEVADKVRIQYGGSVKPANIKEYMAMPNIDGALVGGASLEAQSFLQLLEAVNHG encoded by the coding sequence TTGCGTAAACCGATTATTGCGGGAAACTGGAAAATGAATAAAACATTAGGAGAGTCTAAGAAATTTGTAGAAGAAGTGAAGGGACTTATGCCTAAAAGTGAAGTAGTAGATTCAGTCATCTGTGCGCCAGCGCTATTTTTACCATCGCTTGTGATGGAAGCTGAAGGCAGTGAATTGAAAATTGGAGCTCAGACGATGCACTTCGAAGAAAGCGGTGCATTTACTGGTGAAATTAGTCCACTAGCTTTACAAGATTGCAAAATTCCTTATGTTATTATTGGACATTCTGAGCGAAGAGAAATGTTTGCAGAAACTGATGAAACAGTAAATAAAAAAGTACATGCAGCATTTAAATACAACCTTAACCCAATTGCATGTGTAGGTGAAACACTTGAAGAACGTGAAGAAAACAAGACGACGGAAGTAGTTTCAAATCAAGTGGAACAAGCCCTTGCTGGGTTAACTGAAGAACAAGTTGCAACAACAATTATTGCTTATGAACCAATTTGGGCGATTGGAACTGGCAAGTCTTCAACAGCTGAAGATGCTGATCACGTATGCGGAGAAATTCGCGAAAAAGTTGCAAGCTTATACTCGCAAGAAGTTGCTGACAAGGTACGAATCCAATATGGTGGCAGTGTAAAACCTGCAAACATTAAAGAATATATGGCTATGCCAAATATCGATGGTGCACTAGTTGGTGGCGCAAGTCTTGAGGCACAATCCTTCCTTCAATTGTTGGAGGCGGTAAACCATGGCTAA